The Erigeron canadensis isolate Cc75 chromosome 1, C_canadensis_v1, whole genome shotgun sequence genome segment gtttaaaaaaacatataatcttCATAAATTAAATGCATTAATTCTagagaatgaaatttttttactaaataagtattgattgagatttaagtTTTAAAGACATTACAAACATTTTACATatcaaatttttataacttctaATATATAGATTAGTTTGAATAAATTTGCACTATTTTATTGTATCTATACAAATAGACATTAAAAACACAAAGCCATGCAACAATGACATGACATTGGATTATTGGTGTTTCATTTATGTGATCATTTTGTCAGTCATCTTCTTTGATCATTTTATCATCTTCTTTTATGATAAATATGCATATAACCCATATACAATATGTAGCTTGTAACCACCATCTCCGTACACCAATACTTGAaaatttgaattattatttacaagtatatacatatatttgtatttgtatctgTATAATACAATACAACATATCATAAAATATCGAACACTTCAATATTTGTAATGATTTACGGTTGATGCTTGACGTTCTGCCTCATAATGGTTGGCCAATTCTTCAATTTCAAGAATTTCAACTCGACGATTCATTTTTTTCCTTAACCTTATGGCAACATCCGCTGGTTTAAACCTCCCACATACGCTTACtctattttgttgtttttctatCAAGTGCTTCTCTATTTCTTGATAACATAAAGAGGAATAACATTAGAAAATAATGAACAAAAATAACTTATTTGTTAGTTTGATATCATTGATGCCTCATGGTTAATACTTTTTTGGTCACTTTCTTAATACacatatatgaataaaaagtttttaagcTATAGACTTACATCTTCATCCAAATTGCTAAACATCATATTGACATTTAGTATGCATATAGAACTAGCTTGTATAAATAAACAATCATCATTGCAAACAATAAATCATTACCTTTCATGTTTAAAATGTTTCTTCTCATTTTTCTGCAACATGAGTTGCAATCAAGGTTAATCCTTAACACCATGCAACATATCTATAAAAGTAAGGGAAAAATAAGTTAACTATAGAAAGAAAACCGTAAACAACAAAAATAGAGTAAAAGGGTAATTAGTCATAAAGACAAAGGTTAAAATCTTCATATTTTCAAGATTCGTATAAGTTAAAATTTAAAGGGATTTGATACTTGCCTGTCCATCCATAATGTTGTTCGAACTTTACTACTCTAGCTACTAATAATTGTAAGGTCGATCAATTTAATAATGTGTGTAGGGGAAGAGTTACTAGcaaattatttatgttatatggCTATTTGGATTGTTTGGTGTGAACTTGAAAATGATAGATGTCATTTTATCTAAGGGCCGACTTTAAGAATGAAGAGGATGGAATCTTGTGGCGAAGAAAGTTGAGCAGATTaagtcacctttctcaacaatCTAAGGCTTACTTTTGGACTACTTGATGTCATGTTAGGGAAAGCATATAAGTTAATTTCTTTGTTATTTGTACAAGTCTATTGCTTAGTATATTTGATGAGGCATTGACACCATTCCTTGTATGGAAGTTATGTTATCCTCTAAACAAACAAAACTAAATACTGTATAAAAGAGAGGCTTTGCTAAGAAGCCTTTTAAGGTTATAATTAACGgtgtatctatatttatacctttatttaaaagaaatatcCTATTTTATTTATGGTAATGTTGAAAGTTACTATATGCAATACTACTAAAATACCCTTTATTCTTTCTCTAAATCATCTTCTATTTTCACTAATTTAACTATTTTCactaatatacctaaaatacccttaattaaaTAAGTTACACCACCAATCCCTCgactcttaaaataattacactgaccattatattaattacatttatattaataGCCTACATTGCTCATCGCCATCAGTCATCACCACATTGCCGCCACCGTCGCCGCATTTGTGGGGCACCATGCTagttacataataaaaaaaaagtctccatgttgaaagttacatagaCAATGTCTAAACTACCCTTTACAAGAAAACTATCTCCTTTTCATTTTTAGTCATTCACACAAACACAACTCTATTTCAATTGTTAATGGTATCCCTGCTGCAACGTGCAGATAGCATGCtagtattttaaattaaaaaaaagccaTTAATTTACTGCTCATCTTTCtagtttaataagaaaatataattacatGAGAAATGAATTTATAAATGATtatctaaatctatattatgttataaaataataacactttatttatggaaatgtttaaatatataatatttttatttatcaccCCTTAATTTaatttcacatacactattaatccttttattttttaaaatatttccattacttttatataaattacttttatatcaaatatttatacCACTCGATGACGCCTCCAACACCAACAATGTCGGCTCAACAAGTATTGTATGTTAGGCAATGGCTTGAAGCCTTCACATTTTTAGGGCCccaaaattttaattgtttggtTTAAATATCATGAGTTTTTACCTTATATTTGGAATTTGGTTTATGAGTTTTTAATTTGGGTTGGTTATGAGAATTTTATATactaaaatcattatttttattaaactttgAATCTTATTTAAGCAGTGAACATATCTTGTAAACTTATATTTAATGATGTGATGTGATTTATTAGCTATTTCTTTTAGCGTATctctttaacttttaaattgatttttattatgtctGCCTTAATTTGTTTTCTGATTTTGTTGAAAAATTGTggataaacatttttttaattttgaataaatgctCGTAGTTTGTTTGAAAGTTTtaggatatatataaaaataattgtttgatTGTTAACATTGAATTGAATTTGTATTCAAAAAGGGTTAAAATTTAAGGCTTTGGTCTGAATAGAAGAGAAAGGGTTTTGTAGAGACTTAAAAAAAGCCCCTGAAAATATTTCCATTTAAGGCCACCAAAAAACTTAAGTCGGCACTGACCACCAACAATCGAttcaccaccacaccgtcgccgctacgaccaccgccgcattgtgcgggtaatgTGTTAGTAAAATCTAAATAAGACCGGCATGATCAAAATCTCTTCTTTAAGAAGATTGTATTCACTATTCGATATTGGCTATAGAGAATTGAGGTTAAGAATATCATTGGGGTGGCAAACCTGAACCTCAATGAAACTACGTATTTCTGGATAATTTTGGGtattttttcaatcattttGGTAGATTTGGATAACCATCATATGCTATTGATTAGATAACAATGGATGTGTAATTCTATAACACCGTACGGAGTACTTTCATAGGTCGTTTATATGATTGATTATATAtggttttaagtaaaataaaacaactattaaaataaaacaaataaaataataggtttttcttcagtgataatcaccgtgcatcacgaaaatcatcgtacatcatttgctgtgtgaatcttcgtgcatcaatttaaccatgatctaaaggtcaagagctttatattatttgttttactttaatacttattttacaatacacTCTCCCTTCTCAAACGGTAACAAACTTCAGATATGAGATCTGAATTTGTGCTCCGGAGATTGGGATCGAGCttgagattgagagtttgagatcgagatCATCCCCATCCGGTTAAGGCTTTCGCTCCGGTGGATCTAAccctattttttacttttgggtcggaggtcccttccactccggtggatctggaagcagcctctctaccgtTGTGTAGGAGTAAGGtttgtctacatcatacctcccccataccccagTTTTTGTCGGGATTGGGTACCGTTGTCGTTGTCGCACTTGTTTTTACAATACCCGACCCCTATATATGATATGTAGCTTTTTTGCCTACCAAATTGTTCATGTGCTACTAAAGGGAACACCACCCGGCGAAATAGATAACAATACTTTgaataatctttatttatagtAATACGTAATTAACATGTACTAATGTTTTGAATTCCATCTACAACCTGAACTATATTCACAATGGTGTTTATAATTCTTCATTTGAGCTTTACGCCTAGTTGGTTCACCATGCTTACGTCCCTTATGTGAATCGTGCCTGAGTTTGGATCTTGATTCATAGTATTGGGTCACCAAGTCACACCTTGCATCCTTTCTTAGGTGCAAGTTGATACGTTTTAGGGTTGTAAGATTAGGGACGTCAATCACTGTATATATATGGAAGGGAAGAGTTAAAGATGTAAATTTAGTTAATAAAAGCATACTTACAAAATACTTAAAGAATGTACATATACCCGTGGGTGTGAAAATGAGTGTAAGAAAATACACTATAAGATTGACCCTATTGATCTTATCCAGCAAGTGAATATCCATTAAGATCCTATATATGGCCTTTTGAAAAACAATATCCATAAAGAACCTATTTATGAACTTTTGAAGAAAAAGTGATTTGTGAAAGAAGAGTGGGATGGCGACTTATATGGACATCATGATAGAGGGATTGTGATGTGTGAGCTGAGCTCACCtttcataaatatttatgttacaTCAAACTTTCTACTAATAGCTAGGCTAACACATGAAAGAAATGAGAAGGTAAACTTATATGTACAATCACTTGATGATTGTCTATATGTCTTTAAGTTGTAGTTTAATCCATAACTTTTAGGTTGGCGGGGATCGGATCATTCTAATATCATTATGCCGAAGGACCTAAAACAACCTatgatgataattataatacagTGTTTTAAATGTTTGATCACGGTTAACATAACTACACAGACGAACAACAATGTCACctcattaattttgatatggttGATAACAAAATGGATGACcaacttattaattaatttatagtctCTAACCAACAAGTCGTACAGCAAACACAAGAAAAGATAAATTGTATAATGCTATAACTAAAAGGACATAAGAGTCATGATTTGATCGCCTAACCTTCATTTCTATGCTACACACTACCATTGCGAGACTAAAGTAATTATCAGGTGGTTGCATAAGTGATTAGTTCGTGCTGTCGTCAAAACAACCGactatattaaatttataattatatatagtatatgtattacaactagtatttctacccgggcgttgccccgggagaaaaGCATAACTCTggtgataa includes the following:
- the LOC122586156 gene encoding uncharacterized protein LOC122586156, giving the protein MDGQICCMVLRINLDCNSCCRKMRRNILNMKEIEKHLIEKQQNRVSVCGRFKPADVAIRLRKKMNRRVEILEIEELANHYEAERQASTVNHYKY